One Arachis hypogaea cultivar Tifrunner chromosome 2, arahy.Tifrunner.gnm2.J5K5, whole genome shotgun sequence genomic window, attatctttttttaaaagatcttatgaaaaagtaaaagtaattttatgtttgggtacgTATCTCAtccaaaaagatctttttatctctcaattatatttgggtataataacataaaagtatttttttgtttatttattacatgaaaaacatcttttctttaagaaaaaagatcttttaaaaaaagatgtaaattacagcttctaaaaaaagatatttttttaatttttgtagtgcttttacttttactattagaaatttaccaaatacattaaaaaataaaaaatattttttttatttaaaaatgatatttttttattaaaataatgacGTCCAAATAAACACCGAAAAGATAGagtaagtaaataaaaaaaaaagtgtaaaataACATTACATACCATTAGCACAGCTTTGATGTGATCATAAGTGAGATCAGATGGAAATGACTGCTCCTTATCATTCTTCAGCTTCAATAAGACATCAATGacattatcttcttcttcttcatcatcagatttttgtctctttggatcaaggTGTTGGTTGACAATTTCTTGCAAGAATTCATCAAATTTCTGATAACTTCTTTCAAGAAGAGAATGCATACCTCTAAGTTTATCAATCCACCCCATGAATGGAACATAATCAGAAACAAAGAATGCTCCTAACAAAGCTTGAGATTCATTAAGCAAACCAAGTAACCTCTTAGCAACAATAATTCCTTtatcatctttatagcttcttccAAAAGCAATTCTAGAAATTATAGTGTTGGTAAGTGACAAAATTGCATCATTCAAATTTGTCACACTTTTAGAAGAAGCTTGAATTGATATCTCCTTGATCATTTGATTCACTTCAAATTGGCGTATAGAGGAGAATTTGGAGACACTACTTGAATTAAGGAAATGGGTAATACAAATTTTCTTGATTGCTTTCCAAGAATCATTGTATGCTGAAAATGCAATTTCAATCCTATTGTAGGAAATTTTGTTTTGGGCAAGAAAAGAAGGCCTTCCACAAAATTCAATGTCGTGAGTTTTCAACACTTTTTGGGCCATTTTGGAATTGGATACAACAAGACATGGCCTTAAACCTAGTTTGATTGAGAACAAAGGACCATATAATTTTGAGAGCTTCCATAGTTGAATATGAAGGGTAGGAAAATGCAATTGGTGAAGGTTTCCAATTATTGGAAGGGCTTTAGGACCTGGTGGAAAggctttgttcttttgtttttgaaagaagaagaaaaacaatgaGAAAGGAAGAGTTAGGAATAGAATTAAGAGAAGTGGGGACACCATTTTGGCTCGTGACTAATAATGATTATGAAAAGTTATTATTGatgctttaatttcttgctcgAGTGTTTAGAAATTTATAGACAGCATTAGGACCACATATGTGACCTCAAACATCTTAGAGGAAGCGACAATCCAAATCATAGAAGACGCTATACaatgtgattgaaaagacaagtacaattattatttcatataattttttttttggcaagTTTCTCGACCAGAAAGGGAGAGGTGGCATCACTGTAGATACCAAACTATATAAAACAACCTCAACTAAAGTATATGAAGGATCAAATATAATACAACACTTAAAATAAAACACCAACCATCATATTCATACTCATAAAAATTATTGTGAGATAGATGAATGTGTACTTTAAATATtcgtaatataaaaaatttaaatattatttaaaaattattaatttataaaataacattgaaatttcaaattttaaatgaaaaaaatttgaaaaccaaacttagaaaaccaaaaatagccaaaatcttctattttttttatttaataagatGAGCGatgtttatttattatcttttcactcgtctttttttattataatatttattgtatataaaagtattaattgtatatattaaatagcatattataattatatacatttatcaatttatatttttattaaataaatacacataatttatatttatgtcatttaatttatattataataataaaagcatattccttatttagtatttaacatccgtaaattcatatatataacttttataattaaaagatatttataattaatattatttaattttaaattatatattattgtatattttaaattattttaatattctttaaagacattatatatttaaatcatcatataattttttaaattgccGTCCtcgataatttaaaaatttgtttcatgTTTTCAAAGTGGAATGATTTATTCTAGTTTTTAATCACATATGTTTTCAAATTTTaccataattgaatttgaaaaaagaataccaaatatttaaattaatttattcaattgacaaatttattcataaaatttataaattcatatatataacatctataattttatattaataacatccataattttgtacacataatattcataatttcatacatataatataatgttcatatgataaacaaatttttacaattaatattttcaaattttaaactgTGTGTCTTATTTATATTTCAAATTATCTCATATATTCACTAATGAACTAATGGtgatgattttaattattttaatatttttttatttaatattcatatgtatgcttatatattaattttaaaatgatgagttaataattattttaaaaaaattattttttatttttttatattttatattttattttataatagtctatatgtaaaatatgagttgtatagtagaaattattaaatttttttaatttaacgttatccataattttatacatataacatctataattttaaaCACATAATATCTATAATCAATGATTGATGCtaatttatcatttattattttattttgcaggTCACAAACTAATAATTTTGgtggtttttatttttaataaatagtgaccaattaaatttaagatgtttttattttttataaaatatgttgaggtgatttgaattttttttagggttaaaaatataagaaattaaaatttttatttgagtgaaattataaaattatgaatgtaaTATAATAATGAAAGAGAATTTTTTGGAATTTGATTTACATTAAATTTGGAATGGATTTTTGGTATAACTAAATGAGAGAAGATAGTTATAAAGAGAAATTAATTGTGTCAATTAAGTTAGAAGAGTAATTTATATTCTCTTAGTGCTTGTTTGGGTGCCGTTAAGTTGATTAAAAAatctctttttttaataaaaaatattattatttatttttagcgTATTTGACAAATatctaatagtaaaaataaaaaatatttttttgataaactatattttacatttttttaaaaagatatttttctttaaaaaatattttttacataataaataaagaaaaattatttttatattattttattcaaatataattaataaataaaattttttcgcataaaatattcaaatataaaattatttttatttttttaaaaattttttaaaaaaataactcaatttttttaaaaaaatttatctaaataaaTTCTTATAAGTGTaagtattattaattatatatttttatttattgtctatCATGTTTTTTGTTgcacataattatttaattttaaaatattattagagtGTGTGACCTCAAACATAAAGGAAGCGACAATCCAAATCATGGAGAACGCTCTACAATGTAATTGAAAAGAAAGGTACAATTATTATCTCATATTGTTCGAACAACCTAAATAAtaggttaaaaaaattaattttaattttaaaaataaaaattttaagtaattaagtttaattataattataatttttttatttttatcgcaATTATTTTTTTTGCAATCTTGTGTTATTGTCGTTGGTGTGTCGCGATTTTGGTGTCTCTTGctcttgttatttatttttttatgaattaagtcTAATATTCattttactatatatatgtatgtaaatagttcttttcattttaaaatagATATTTATTTGGATATACAATtggtattttatttgatttgtttgattctatatacacatgtttcacaaaatatttattttattatgtataCGAATAGTTCTTTTCACTAATATGTGGATGTTTATTTCGGTCATACCATTTGAGTAAACGAAGCAAAGCGACACGCAATGGAAGTGGCAAAGACACGGTCCAACGGTGTAGAAACAAGGACAGAGATGCAATGTTAGAGCAATGATAGAATAAGACCTCTGATTCGGTGTGACGTCACGTAAAGGAGAAGAAGGACGGCAATGGAAGAAGAAGGTGCAGCGATAGCGTCGATTGCAGAGAGTATAGGGACATCGCGACAGATAAGAGAAGAAGGTATAACGACGGATGTGACGTGTTGCTTCTTCCGATAATGATGGCGATAGTGAGATGCGTTGACGACAACGCGATAAAGAAGGAAGGAGTGAAATAATTGCggtaaaaaaagagaaagatggAAGACGAAAagctaaaattaacttaaaaaaatgagatggaatattttttattttaataggtCTAAAATACAATTCATTATTTACGTTATTTGCACCTATATTATTTACTTAGCAgaattctataataaaaataaaagtagttgAGAGAAAAATTATTTGAGAACTCTATTTCTAAAATATACAACTACTTTATAATGATCAGAAATGATTTTGAGTATAGGCATAATGAAAAAGATGTGCCAGTGAAAAAAATTATAGGTGAATCAAGTGGTGCTAAATAAATTTGATGACAAAGTCACAGATTCAACTTATACAGGAAGTTAATCAATTATACTGTGAGAACATATACAATATAATATGgaataatattacataattaataaatattattatttttaagttcGTATTTAGTaagtattaatttatatttatattatcagagttttatatatataaattaataaaatttatatttatattttttaaaatttatacacataaattaataaaaattatatattaaaaataatttaatatttatactgactaaataataataaaaaaattaaaaattattggcCTCCAAAAATTACTCTAGAATATATTCATTAGGTGATTATTCATGTGTAATATAATATAAGGATACAAATAATATTAGATATAGCGACAATATATGATACATTTTTGGTGTCATAAATTACCGTAATGTTTCCACTAATTAAGTCAAGATGTAacatagattaaaaaaaaaatggcacTGTGAAAGGAGACGGTCCTAATAATTTAATAGAAAATGCTATTTATTTGACTTACGAATTTGATAGTAATTTTCCACTTTATAAAATAGAGACTTTTATAGCTATTGTCTAATAAGATAATTATTTTATAGTTATATTATagatacataaaaattaattttataaattaattattatataaaatatatattaaaatacataatatgtattaaaaataaattaaataatatatatttttatatataaatatatagtagcTAATTATTGGAGAAGGTTTTCAATTATTGGAAGGCCTTTAGGATCTTGCGTGGAGTTTTTGTTGTGTTCTTAGTAGCTTTGTGTTTGTTGAAAAACAAAGAGAATAGCAACAATAATGTTGAAagggttagatatggaattagaaGAAGTGAATCCATTATTGTGTGACCTAGGTGAGATATTACGAGCTTATATTATTCACATACACCATATTTATAACTCTAATATATATGGACATTAATCGTCCAACGCCGAAGCAGAAGAGATAAGGTTATATATATGTGAACGAATAACGAGATATGCATGCTAAATTGTATGTGACACTTCAGCCAAAAGGTATATATCAAATGAATTTGTTAGGAATAtaactaattatatttttttattaatttaattttttgagaaaaaataaaaatttagaattaaattttagttattttctaaaaaaaacacaatacaaataaaaagagaaaaaaaaatttataaaaaaatcactcaaattcaaaaaaaaaatttacgtgATAAATTATGTTagagatataataatttatatattttttattattattttaaattaaaaaaagtaatttctgtctgaattattttatttatattcgataatataatatcatttgaatataaaaaaattataaatactaaaaatttagctaccaaataatttttgtttaacatGATTTTGTTTTAcagaattttatttgagtttaataTTTGTTGTTCTAAATTTATTAGAACCAGAATAGAATAAGTGAAtcatgatgtatgtatgtgacccACAAATGAGTTAATGTTCTATTACCTAATTTATATATCTCCATCATATGGAGAGCTCATGTGCCATATGTCACAGAAGTAAGGTTCATATATCCGAATACAGATCGCTTCTCTAacagaattttaatttttgaaaagcgtttttttttccgaattttttactttttcttttttcttttttatttacgtattttttgtttttttcttcgtTATTAtcgatttccattattttttgacatcaaactctaaaatcatttttaaagtgtttcatcttcatcgtcgtgtttttctttgttcttcttttaattttgcaacattacgtattttttcttctttgtttgatttttttcccccaaaaagaattatgagaatatgaaataagaaaataaagaagaagaagcagcaaaagatGAGGGGGAGAAAGATAAAGAGTTctaaattatgcataaggtgtacttcaacgaattttgggtgtatttcttaaatcctttgggtgtatttttgtaatcctttgggtgtatttctataatcttttgggtgtatttttataatcgtttgggtgaatttctgtaactgtttgggtgtatttttgtaatcgtttgggtgtatttctgaagttctattattttcaaaacgatttcaaagcttgatttcagaaaccatgaaaatcgaaaaaaacgaaACAAGAATACCAGTGATAAACACAGGTAAAACAACGAATGAAAAGGCGAAGAGAGAACGCACGAAGGAGATcgaacaaatttggcaagaaactcgttttcatggaagaagaagaagaagaagaagagtcgttcataatgcatAGTGAGTAACGTGCTTTGAAAACAGCAAGTGGTTGAATAACTTGCAtatatttattcttgaatgtGAGAGTAATGTGCGTACGTTTTGTTGGACTTGTACTAACTTGTAAAACTTataagtcaaaaagacttgtatgtataGCGGGCTTCTATTAAATTTTATAGAAAAACATAAAATCAAAcctaaaatgaaaaaatttagttaaacttCAAATTGATTGTCAACTttctttttcattcaaaatattattttattattggataAATTTGGGTGGTATTCaattctttatttaaaaaatgaatttataatataacgcaattatatatatataattactgtatataaaaatatatatttaatatcttataaaaaatattatataacactaaataaatttaattatttgttaattgtaaatttgattattctattaTAATAAAGTTGATTATTCTGAtaattgattatttaattaaaaatagttaattaatatataaaatatatacaatcATATAAATCTGAATCCGAATCAAATTAACTTGAAAGTATAATCTAAACCAAGAAGATATagaaaattttgatgaaaatagGAAATTAATTTGGATGGAAAAACGAATCAGTGATAGGAGAGAGGCCATGATAGCTCAAATTGCGCACGGTGGAGGAAGGAGTAAGGGTTTCACGCACGGTGGAGGAGAAGGAAACGATCGACGATGGTGAGAGGAGGATGTCTAGACAGCCACATGACTTAAAGACGGCGCAGATGCGCATGGTGAAACAGAGAACAGGGCGGGTTTCGCACATTATAAAAGAGGGATTAGGGGTTTCACACATTGCAGAGTAGAGGAGAACGGTCGACGACGGTGAAAGGAGGATGAGTCGGCAACCACGCGACTCCATGGTAACATAGCGGCACATggtggagcagagaacaagggTCCGCGCACTTTTCAGTCTCCTTTCGtaggttcttgtttttcttgattTTGGGTAATCTGATATGATTTAGGTATCACAACCACCAAATATATGATAAAGGGTTGGGATTAGCGGTGGTGCTTCATAGAATCGACACTAATTTGATCCATTTGATTCTGCGTTACATTGAAGAGCTCGAATGGCAATCGCTGCTACTTGGCAAATTGTAGCAGGAGCAAAGGCAGGCAATTTGCCGACGCTAGTATCCGTGTGTCTTGTAATGTTTTATTCAACTTTTTTACGTAATAAGAAAGAGATTTACTCAACTTAATTTGTCTACACCATATAATTTATGACAAATTGAAATTGAATCAAAGAGAATTACTTTACATTCTATCCAATTTCATGATGCAACAATAGGAGGACTCACTCAACTTcatttgtctatatatgattTTGTCACAAAACCAAAAAGTGAGTTTTCAGACTTCTAATCTCTCTATCATGGCTACAATAATTTAGGAGATATTTATATACCTCATCATATTaggttaaaataaagaaaattctaaGACTGCGTCTTGAAGGGAGATTGAGATTGAAAGCCAGAGACCGAGAAAtaaaaactgagactaaattaagtcTTTGTATTATGTTTGGTGTAAAATGTATAGAACTGAATTATGTCTTagtatcttatttgattttagataaatatagagatgaaataaaaatatttactaaaatactcttaGTTATTAAAGAAAATgctattaaagtttcagttttcGTCTCCAGATATTTCAGTCTCTTATTTGTGTCTCCACTTTTTAGAAGTATGAAAAGACTAAAATTTTGCATTTTGGGAGTGAAATTTTAATTCCGATCTTTATCCACCAAATATAATACTGAATTTTagtctttcaattttaattttaatctttgaaAATAAATactacctaaatccactaacataAAACCTAAATTaccaactaaataaataaaattaaaatatataaaattaaatattttaatacttaaaaatataaaataataactaataaataatacTTTATGTCACGAATATTTAAAATAAGTATCCATTATAATTTGATTCTTTAATTAAGAGGTTGggaaatatactttttttttggattgatttttttctattttcctgtgtttgtttaaatattttttgaagactactatttctattttctaattatttagaTCACTTTaacatattatttatttagtataaTAAAACTGAGATATGCAATGTTATTACCATGAAATTTAGAAGGGGATAGGTAGTGAAGTACGTGAATAAAGTTATGTTACTTAAGTAATTAAAGGCCATTAGTTATTAGTTTTATGTGTCTCGTAGCATTGTAGGTCACACTAATTTTAGTTGCCAAATGTATGAATTAGCTCTACTTGCATTGTTCTAAGAAATTGGTATATTTTTGGAGCATATGGTAATACTATCTTTTTATTGCtgagtcaaaaaaataaattagcaaataatcttcaatctgatactaaaatattcaaatttcaacgATAAATCCAAATTAGTTTAAAGCTTCAATCATACCAAAATCATAATTAGCAAAATCATGTTAATTTTTATAGatagaaaaaagaaataagaaaaatcagTTAAAGAAGTGAGAGAGAACCGCAACAATAAtaatagtgaatttttttttagaGAATCACACttcagagagaaaaagaaagagagagagagattgggTTAAGAAATAGGTAATTTTGTAGTTCTTTTGCCACCAAAAACTCATTTTTACGGTTctattttttatgcaatttctTTTTGCGTATCTAGTTGTTAGTTGGAGTTGATAAGTTTTATGTTGCTTAGcataaagtaatttaaataaaagagtattctattctactattcttAGAGTCTTAATTCTACAATCATTATATATATTTCAACATACACCTTCAACGTTTTGGAGGCATTGCatgcttttttatttttgcttttgaaAATACATTATTGTTCGATAGGTTGGGTATCGAACGGTTCGAAGGTATTTTCGGGTGGATAGGTGAGGTGTGGCCTAGGACCGAGTCGCGAGGGTGGAACTGGAGTAGCCGACATCCCGAGCTCCTTATGTAGAGAAGAGGGGGTGTCACCTGTAAGGACattccgacgctctagtcagtctCGTGTGCAAGCGAAAAGTGAGAGAgtggtatgtgacgtaccttgggagaGGGGTAGGGCCTTCTCCATAAATACCGTGTCAAAAGTGGGCCCCGCAAGGACAGACacaccttcctcgaagcttcctcaCACAGCTGTAGTGGAGAGCTGTCAAGGACGCGTATCCTGGTCGCTGGTTGAGCTGCTCGTACCCAACCGTTCGGATCGGGTAATCAGTGGGTCGGGTCGGCCCACAAACGGTCTGGGccgggccgtaacagtgcccccaacgcgctAGCAACGGACGTGAGGGCTATTGGTGGCATGTTATGCCCTCTCTCGAGCGTTGTCGCTAAATCGGCCGCTCGTGGAGAGGACGTGTCTTTCGCGCGCGTGCCTGTTCGTTGCTGGGGATAACCGTTCGTCGCCTCGTTCTTCGCGCCGggcatttaatgctcataatgggtcGTTTCAAATCCTGTGAGTAAAGACTTTTTTACCCCTACCTTTCGCGCTTCGAGTCCGTTACTTAATCCCTCAGTCAGTTTCACGcctcacttttattccatttccTTGCTCATTTTCATTCCATCCTCTTGAATTTCCTACTGTGATCTCCATGTTTCTGAGCATTCACCCCTTCTTGCTTTCCTCTCAGCCAACACAATTAATCAGGTAAGCACTCATCTCCTCTTTTTCTGCTTTGTGTTCACTTTACCTTCATCATCAGTTCCTCTGTATACATGCTGTTTGTTTGACATGTATGCTAAATGACCTTAGTGTTAAGTAGGTGCGTTAGGGGGTTACCATTCCAGGGTATTAGCTTTTTAGGCTTTTGCTTGGTTTCTGCTTCAGCCATGCTTAATTCTAGTTACTGAATAGGTTAACTGTAGTTTCTGTGCTTTTTCTGAGCTCCCAACCTCGTAGACTAACCGAGTGgtaccccactgtaggtatgcctcgcatcGTCTCACGAGCCTCCTCCTCCAATGTAGGATACGACTCGTACGCTTGGGTGACTTTCGACGTGAAAGATTCCTCGAACCAAATGGGCGAGGAGGAACTTACCGAGTTCCGCCAAGCCGAGTACTTGTCCGGTGGAACTGACGAGGAAGCCAACTATGACGTTTTCGTTTCTGCCCCCAACGAACGGATATACGAGCTCAACTTTCACTCCCCCAGGgttgccgactggatttggttctaTAAGTCCATGTTCACCCAAGTGGGGGTTCGTATTCCTTTTTCTGCTTTTCAAATGGCGCTGCTTAACCGGGTCTCTGTGGCGCCGTCGCagctgcatccgaacagttgggcttccatccgctgtttcgagatggtgtgtGAATACCTAGAGCTGCCGGTGTCTGTCGAtgttttcctttatttcttcaacCTCACTAATCCTTCCAAGGAAGGGAAAGCGAGGAAAGGGTTCCTGTTCTTCCGATCTTCCCAGGGTCGGAGGATTTTTGGCTTGTTCGAGGACTCTTACCATGGGTTTAAGGACAAGTATTTTAAAGTGCGTCCAGTCAAAGGCCGCCATCCCTTCTGGTTGTCGTTAGAGGGGGAACGCCTCATCCCAACGTATTGGTGTTTCAGGACGAGGTCTAACACCTTTATTAAGGTGACTTACAAGGGGATGTCTGCCGTGGACAAAAAAATTGCCGACGTGTTGTTGGCCGTTTTTGGGAGAAACCATGTGAATCCCCACCTTCTTTTGGGTAACCGGGAGGTCGCTCGGAATTATATTTGTGAGTAGCTCTGACTTGTTTCTTGCATTACCATTGCTTTGGTTAGTTATGCCGATTACACGActaacttgtttatttatttgttgtaGTGGGAATGTCTGTCGAGGTGACAGGCCTTGAGAGTTTGTACAAGACTTTTTTGG contains:
- the LOC112752057 gene encoding 6,7,8-trihydroxycoumarin synthase, which codes for MVSPLLLILFLTLPFSLFFFFFQKQKNKAFPPGPKALPIIGNLHQLHFPTLHIQLWKLSKLYGPLFSIKLGLRPCLVVSNSKMAQKVLKTHDIEFCGRPSFLAQNKISYNRIEIAFSAYNDSWKAIKKICITHFLNSSSVSKFSSIRQFEVNQMIKEISIQASSKSVTNLNDAILSLTNTIISRIAFGRSYKDDKGIIVAKRLLGLLNESQALLGAFFVSDYVPFMGWIDKLRGMHSLLERSYQKFDEFLQEIVNQHLDPKRQKSDDEEEEDNVIDVLLKLKNDKEQSFPSDLTYDHIKAVLMDILIGGTYSSAATSTWAMANLMKNPKAMMKVQEEVRNFFGSKGFVDEDEIRNNNNVLPYLKAVIKETLRLVPPLPLLLTRETNEACKIGEYEIEAKTLVYVNAWAIQRDPEIWKDPEEFYPERFLKSSIDFKGQDFELIPFGSGRRICPGLNMGVATVEIIVANLLFWFDWEIPIGMEDLDNNEVKPGIVHSKKNPLYLRAKNYYHMGVINE